GCAGTCTGTATTTTTCTATTATGAGTTCAGAATAAATGGTCCTTTTAATGAAACCAGATGTGTCCTGTGATATGTTTCACCATCTACAACCACTAAGTCAACGTCCGAGATTCCAAAAGGCCTTGCACTATGACTAAGGATAACGCAAGGCCTGTTAGGTCAGACATTGACATATAAGGAAGctaccttccaacaggtggcgctgcagaggcattgttccagctccaatttgcatatcaaatttcccagagaagcattgcATCATTATTCtcactctcctcaaggagaaaggGTACCCCACCTAACTATCTACAATAGGAAACATATTTCCCCTTAATGAGCTGCTACCCACTTACCTCGCTCTATTACAGCACATTTATTGTTGAGGATTTAgccattccgtgtaaaaggacccttaagccGGCAGGCTGTATAGACAAAGGCCATAACAAGTTGCACCTAAGTTTCTTGCCATTGCACAGCACATGAACACTGCGCCTGTTTGCTTTCCAATATGCGGATCACATAGcaaaagaataggacatgcacaaATTTTTCCAAATTCGGACCATTGGTCTGAGTGAAAAATTGCCTGTGTACATGAACCCAGTCAAATGAGTGGGTCCTTTTCCTGTGCAAGTTCCGTTCCTATCGCAATCAGACAAAACGAGCCTGGGACCATCGCTCAGGTCGGTAAGCCCTAAATGTAGAACTTCGAAAGACTGATAAACTATTAGTTTGGGATCCGAATTGCAGTAGCAATCTTTTCTGAACTAATACCTACAGAGGAAGCCATGGGCACGATAACTAGGCCAACTACACTAAGAATGGTACCGCTGGCTTACAGTAGGCAATGGAAACCGAATGCATTCAGTGCATGATCAGAAAGTTGCTGTAGTCTTTCATTgcgccccctcccctcccacacAACCCATTTCTGCCTTCGCCCGTTGTGATGTGCGCATTCTACAGGATTAGGTTATACTTAAGTGAACAACTGATGGTGAGTGAATAGACAGACTAATACCTTCCAGACGCACCCATGTTCCTCACACCATATATATCCTCAGCTTAGCGGATGACATTATTTCCTGTCTGTCCATATTGTATTTCTATTAGCAGTTCATCAAATTTTCGGAGTGTCCCATTAACAAATCTATTAACAGTATCTGCATGACACTTGCAGGGAGGTCAGACCGACCACTCATAGCACTGGGTTAACAGATAAGCATGAAGGGGATTATCATGGGTTTATCTGGAGTAATAACTGACGCCAAAGTAACTTTCACCAGCAGCGATATGTTTAGAGCTTGGCTAACAGAGCTGTATACACTAAAGCTGCTCCTTTTTTCATTCCCGGTCTACAGGAATGAGAGCGATAGTCGACTATGCTGTTCTGGGAGGCTAAACCGTCAGAAACCCGCTCCCATTTTTTCGCAAGTTTGACTAAGACTACTTGACGCAGACGAGATTTTGGTAAAAAATTCAAACAAACTgcatccattcatttgaataggtgtACACACAcggagtattaaaaaaaaagccagatGGAAAGCCtgagtgaaaaaatatatatttaaataaattttaaaaaattgcagcatgtcctattcttggacACGTACATGTGTGGGGTGCAGCAGATCAGACAGGATGTCCGTGTACTGTCCAATATGGGACATAACTTTAGTTTCCATCTAATCACATGGATGATTCTAgtgagacttattgccaaagagactAGAACTAACCCTAAAgtgttcaattatataaatagtaaaaagattaatactaggtgttggccctttaatgaataatgtaggaaaaattgtggagagtgatgaggagaaagcaaatcaatTAAAGATTATTTTGCTCCAGTGTAGTCAGAGAAAAATGAAAAGTCAGATGAGatagagtgataatgtaaactctccactaaaggTCACGAGTCTAACGGCCCATTTAGACccgacgattctcgctcaaagcaggcttttgagcgagaatcgttgggtctaacagcactgacatcgtgcagttttcgttaacgagtcgctgatcattctctttcagcatgctggaagagaacgatcagcctcatcaggagttcacagccgggatacagctaatactattgtttcagccattatcctgctccgtgaacacaggcggggtatgaagattacagctgtccagctgtgttctgcatactccgcacggagcgcacagctgtatacttgCTGAGCGCTcagtgaacagccggggtatgcagaacagagcagtccaggtgtgttctgcataccctgctcggagcgctcaactgtataacagccgggcgctacgagaggagaacagctggatgcagaagacaagcggccccacttgtcttctgcataccccactcggagtgcaaagagatcgctcaaaactgccgtttgagtgatcaccttgccctgtaaatgcacacagcgattattactcaaaagacatcttttgagtgataatcgttgtgtctaaaccaggcataaCCCAGGAAGAAGAGCAGAGCAGtcctaaaaagattaaaatagacaaattaccGGATCCGGGTGGCAAACACACCCTCGGAttttaagggaactaagtaaaGTGATAAACGAGTGTCTATGTCTTATATGCAAGGACTcaatagtgacagggtctgtcccactggattggcgcatagctaatgtggtgccgatattcaaaaagggggtcAAAAAAAGTGAAACTGGAAAGTATAGGCCGGTAagtcttctattgtgggtaaaatgtttgaaggctttctaagagatgctatcctggaggaccgcaacgaaaatagctgtataactataTAACTCCGtagcagcatgggtttgtgagagatcgctcctgtcacaccaacctgatcagcttctacgaggaggtaagttctagactggatcggggagagtcattggatcttgtgtatctggacttttccaaagtgtttgatcctGTGCTGTATAAGAGGTTGTTATATAAAATaagatgcttggtctgggtgagaatgtgtgtaagtgggtatgtaactagtcagtgatagaaagcagagggtggttataaatggtacatactctgattgtgtcaccgttactagtgggggaccacagggggcagtattggaatgggcacagttactagtggggtagcaaAGGGGTCGGTTTAGGGctcttttctttttaatatatttattaatgacccggtagaagcattgtgcagtaaaatatacaCAACATTTGCAGATGTTAGAAAACTACGTAGAGAAAGAACCCACGAGAGGATGCAaggcggttgcaagaggatctggataagttgggggcataaaagtggcaaatgaggtttaacactgataaatgtaaggttctgcacaggggcagaggaaatacatgtcaccattacatattcaatggggaacactgacatgggaaaggacttgggcgttttagttaactgtaagcttaaaggAGTTCtgacattagaaaaaaaacaatatttaccGCATCTTCTTCTCGCTCCTCCCATACCCCGGGTCACCTTAACCCCCAGCCGGACAGATCTTCTATTTTCCCGTTTTAGAGCGttcattagctgcagttcacttcctgcaggacaGTGAATGCCGAAAcattggcagcctgctttagtgcgcaTGCGCGATATCTCGccactagtgtttcatatagtagATGAAATACTAACTGTGAGACATTGCAGTCGTGCTAAGGCAGGCTTCCGAGGATTCGgctttccctgctaggcagtgaacgctacgtcactagtgatgtaacgtacattgccctgcaggaagcagcagGCCAGCAATGTACGCTTCGTCATAATCGCTCGCGGTTATGTGACccctggggactggaggagccagaagataggcaaggtgaagatctggtaagaaagcAGACTGGGGAGGAATTGctaagtattttttttctaaatgacagaaccccattaactggagcaaccagtgtcaggcagctgctgccaaggcaaataggatcatggggcgcatcaaaagaggtctatgggcacatgacgagaacattgttcttcctctttacaagtcactggtcagatcacacatggaatattctgtagttttgggcaccggtactcaaggaagacatattagagcttgagcgttcaaaggcgggcaactaaagtaatgaatggaatgggcggactacaatgaccagaggggttatcaaaattagccttagtttaaaaaaaaaaaaacggctgaggggcaacctaataactatgtataaatatattcggggacaatacagagatctctgccatcatctatttatacccagaactgtaacaaggaggcagcctctacggttagaggaaagaaggtttcatcaccaacatagaaggggggttctttactgtaagagcagtgagactatggaaccctgtctgaggacgtggtgatggtgaactcaatagaagagtacaagaggggctggATGACATTCTTGAGCATATAATATATGTTCTAGTCacggattacttcagaagggtcggtgatcacgggattattctggctgccagattggagtcgggaaggaatttttttccccctaaaatattGAGAACTGGTTttgacctctttttttttttttttttttacgtttctctggatcaacattggggggtaatgaaCTGGATGGCCATAGGTGTggtcagccttgcatactatgttactacagcATGTAGATGAAGCCTTACGTTGTACTCTACCGTGTAAATACAATTTTCAAAAACTATTCTCCTACAATTTTAATGCGATTTTCACATGATTTGTGCTCGTTTTCTTCAGTTTTTCACGGATCTGCATTTGCTGGTTCTTTTTTTCCTGTGGTCCCTATAGTAACATGCATTAAACAGCTTGCAGGCATCTGGCATACAAgcgtgacacttttttttttgttttacgctcccatagaaaatgggcaattagtgaacaattgcccaaaaataggacatagtgCAAGTTTAAAAAATTGCTCCAAGTGAAAAACCACATGTGTAAATCCATGCATCCAGGCAAACGGGTGGTTCTTCTCTACAAATTTTGTCCATCTCAGACTTGGACAGGTCGCCACATGGACAGTGCAGTGGTCTCTTCTCTGCAGGCTGTGTgcacacactcccatagagaacaatagcagGATCTAGAGACACATCCATTGCACTGTCTGCCTGTCGACTGCCACGGGTGAGAGCATGGGAATGGAGAACTACTGGGAACGGACACACCCTATATGGAATGTTAATACTCAGTTATCAAATTCTTCATACATTGCCAGGAGGAATAACTGAGGAACAAATGCAACAGGCTCACTTTAATACAAAGCCACTAGTTTTGAGTAGGAGAGATTCTTAAAATACAGTTCTTCAATTATAGACTTTAATTACACGTCTGTCTGTCTGGTCACTGGGTTCACTGAGAAACTTGAAGTACATTCAAAAATGTGCAGAATGAAGGCGGGAGAGACGGAAGACCTTGTATTTTTTCTAAATATTACTCTGAAAAACTCAAGTCAATGAAGAGTTTTCTATTTCAAGAACATTTCTTCACATCCAGAGTCTGAGCCACATAGGCCACCTTacctggcagacctggaggccatagcaacccattgggtcCTCATGATCACAGGGATCCGATGGTTGAACGAGGAGGCCCCCCTCattgtcagccctttacatgcgcaAGTCGCAATAATGGCAGCATGTAATGGGTTAACCAGCGGGGATGTGCTGGTTTCTCAGTCCCTCACTGTTCTCCTACAGCCTAGAACCCACGCCCATGATGCCAAGCTTCTGGTGCAGCGCCATAAAAAGGTGCATGCATCAGAAGGACTCCCCTTAATGACAgctgtaaaaaggcatatgggccgtcgttaaggggctAAGAGATGGATTCTATGTTTTGGgcaagatttaaccctttccactgtctgacgtctgaagacattctgattgaagcttgtacagctccgatgtcggaagacgtccggcagggtattcttactgtatattagtggccactctgttgtcggggggcctctccagcatgtcccataccgtagtactcgctctagccagcagacggtggcattgtataatggcagaaaaagaaagccccctaagaaaccctgaatccaaaattggatcgcaaagggttaaaagcagtTGTCCACTCTTAACTCTTCTTTTTGTTAGACAGAAACTAAGCTAATTGCAGTTCACCCCATGGCTGGGACCCCCAACAATGAGCTGTAATCTATTACAGAAACTGACAGCATTtgcctgcagtgcccccacaggtgaAATTAGGCattgcccattaaaatcaattggtcATTTTTGTAACATACAGATGTGTCCGGTCCTCTAGGGAGGGATATTCCCAAATCAGGACTGCccactaaaaaggaaaaaacccaTATCATTACTTACGCCCGATTATGGGACAGCTGAAGGTCAACTGATATAGCTGCTCATACAATTACCCCAGGGACTGGTACTCAGCTTTCCCAAACTCCCAATGGTAAGTCTTCATGATGCATCCTCTGCTCCCATGTATCTGTTGCTTTGATAGCTATATAAAGTAGTTGTTTTCACACTGGCCCGTAGAGCAAATAACAAAACTGACATTTCCCGACTGCAGTAGCTCACTTGTCAGCTTTACTGCATAGACTGGGACAGATGATGAAGAGTATCATCACATCATCATTAGAGGGTGGGCAAGGTGAGGACCACACTATTGTACTGaaaaaaccattgctggattgGATTGCGGGCTTGTCGTTTTGTGTCAATGCTCCGCGCTTCATAGCAGGTGAAGAGTTCTTTCATGCCGCATGTGATCATTAGAAGGCAGATAGCCATTAGGTTTGATTAAGCTTAGGTagatttcacacaggcgagaaaatcgccacagcttagccaatcaatgcagcgctcaatgaaccaatcacggtCATTCAACAGTGCCTGGTAggtaaatggattttttttttttaaatgcagcgagGGGTTATTtacagggtaggacttatattccCCCCCCCCGAAAACTCTGGCAAAAGAATGCTAGCTGCGAGATAACAGCCATATCGCACTGAAATCACAGGAACTGTGATATCGCTATCACCTGTGTGTGAGAGTCCTTAGACTACGGTACggtatggggccatgaatcccacccccacATTGCACTGCCCACCCACCCTGTGAATTCCCAGCGGATGCAAGGAGTTTTCACGTCAAAacccctcgcatcacttcagagaAGAAGCAATCTTCTGCCGCGGTTGTcacgtggtgcaatgctgccgccggccccattgaaaacaatgggtgctgcgatgcgagagcacacagaaagatagaacatgttgcaatttgtttcctgcatcgcattatGGTGCCATGCGGGATGAGtaggaccccattcaaaagaatgggatccATAGTTGTGTGTCTTGTAAAGCACAAATCTCGCCCAATTTTCTCGCCATGCAAAGGCAGCCCTAGGGCGTTCAGTAACTATGCATTCATGCTTTTAACTAATTTTCAACATGTCTGCCAACAACGTATAGCAAAAATCGTTATCAGATGAGGGTATTAATCATTAGACTGCCCAATACAGCAACCTCCATTGATCCTAAAAAATATGCATTGCAAGCTATAAAGCTATGACGTCGATTATTCTCCTATATGGAACAATGAGCCGTCAGTCCTAGGTGCGATACATTATACTAGTGATCCCGCCACAGTTTATAGCCTCGACAGCTGCGGAGCCCACCAGGCAGCGAGAATGTAGAATGACCTCAACTCACTGTAAAAATGTCAGCTATAAACAAGGCATCTTATTGACCAGACCGGCCCGTACTGTAACAGACGCATCAGCACGAGCTGCAGATTTGGGAGCTGAAATGCTGAGAACAGGGACTATTCATTGCCGGGTATTAGGCGTTTTTGAAATAGAGCCAAGTCAGGGTTTTAAACCTTCCGAATACACAGCTTTAATCTGATGCTGAGCTAGCAACACCGCTGAAAGGCTGATGGAAATACAGTTtagacattggaaaaaaaaaagaaaataaacataTACCGTAGTGATTACATGAACATAAATGTAACACGAATGAAGAAGGTTAATCCCTCCGGAGTCAGCGACTAACCCGAGTCATGGTGCGGGCTGGGGGTCCTCTGacggggaaggggttaataaacacaAAAATCGTAAAAAAGAATATGCGACGTAAGTCCTACACGATTGGACAAAACTGAGTCGATGTTTGGTTAATGGATCAAGCGTCGCATgattctaccttttttttttttttttttgcaacacgaAACTGGTGCCGGCTCTTTCTAGGTACGTAGCGCCGCACGGATGAGGAGCCTGTCCTGCAATATATCAAACTTCACTTTAACAAGAGACCTAAGGCCATGGAATTCCATTTCCAATGGAAagaaataatataataattataataatataataaaaggTGCAAatatctcctcctcctccgctctAGGAAGCCGCCAGAAGCCCCCTCCGATGCGGCCGTTTCTGGGAGCCGAAGGGTTAAAACTAGTTTTGAGTGCCAGTCCTTTGTCCGATTTGGCACAAGAGGGTGCCCAGAGGGGCAAGCAAGTTTGTCCGTTTTAATCCCACCCTGGCCCGCCACTATATGTGTTGAGAGGTATAGTACGAGGTGGAGAGGGTGGAGCTATACTTTGTTTCGGTACCCCCTTATAggcttaaaataacaaaaaaaaataaaaataagcaaaaaaaaatgttcggATGAACGAGCAGCTCCTCTTGTGAACGTCCACATTGGAAAAATAAGACGATAAGACTGCAGTTCTGGTTGGATCGCGCCATTCCAGTCCTGATACTTGAGACAATGTCCAACACAAGGCAAGATTTCACCCCATACATTGATAGACACGAACCTCCACAAATTCACAACATAACAGATTATTACGGGAGGAAGGTGCCGAGTACTTGTGGGAAGTAGAAGCCGGACAAGGAAATCATGATCAGCGTGGACCGTACTAGTCGGGCCTTGTATCCAACGAGAGGAACATGTAAGGAGACCGGGCAGCGGTTATTGTGCACGTGTGAAGCCCCAAGAGGAGTCGGTCGTTATCGGGAGCCGCTGCTACTTCAATCTGACGGTAAAAGTCTGCGGGAGAAGACGATGTCGAATATTTTGTGTATGCTCTAGATTGCCAGCAGATATGTGGGTTCTGGGGCCAGTGTGCATTTTTTCTAATCCCTATGGCGTGGATCTTGGGGCCCAAACAAGCTGAGCCCTCAGCAGCCATGTCTTGTTCGCGATGTCCAGGAGAGGCTCAGTTAGTCTCGTAAGAGGAAAGCAGTGCTGCATCGACCGGCTCCATGCAGGAAGGGCAAGTGAAGGAACGCATTAGCCAGTCGTCTATACAGTCCATATGGTAAATGTGCATACAGGGTAGGAATCGTATGGGGTCGCCATACACAAAGTCCATCATACAGATCACGCACCTGCAAGCAAGAGAAGATAATTAGTCCTCAGAGTAAATTAGAGATCACATATTATTCTGGTCTTTAATAATGATGTTGTCCAGTTACatggctatcctcaggatagacaaTCAATTGCAGATCGGTAGGAGTTTGCTGCTCAAAACCTCTGCTGATCAGTGGTTTGCTGGGCTGCTGCACTCAGGCacgaagctgatttctgcagtaaacagacagctccattcccactgcagtggcccagtttggtattgtagtccatGATTGCATTTATTTAATTGGAAACGTGGTTTGCAATACCAATAGAGATCATTGTGGGAAAATTCCTCTAAAAGCCCAATATCATGTATGGCAGATGAGTGCCAGATAGGGAAActggaggttaaaaaaaaaaaacattttcacctTTGCATTAACATGCAAATAGTAAGGGTGATAtgcaatttccagacatatctgaTGCTGCTCATCTCCATTATGACAAAGGAATCATTGGCGTACGGTTGTCCAGACACTATACACAGATCAGTGTAGGTCATTGATTTGCATAAGAGAAAACCCCTGGCATGCTGCACCATCTCATGCTCTGCATTGTATTGGTTTGAACTAATCCCCCCGTCTCCTGAGCTAcatcttctacataggggcagtactatagtagtttgTACAGGCTCGTCAAGTCAATGACCAATTAGGTAGTCTAAATCATTAGATGGCAAGATGGTTGGCGACAGATATTGCTTAGGGTCCTTAGATGGTACAATTGTTGGTCACTTAggcacctgacagtcatcccaatgactattgctcctgtaccTTCACAAAGGAGCCATCATCGCTCAAGGAATGGCGGCGGCgatcactgtgaatggaagcggatGGCTGGAAGCAAACAGGCAGTTCACAGGTAAACAACTACTTGCTTACACAAGCCAATAgtctgatttttatgcctgcctaaattGGACGAACGATAAGCAAATAAGTTATGGTTCGTCGTTCAGttgctggcagtgtttacactaaAAGATTACCGCTGGATCGCACGAATCTCAACgataatcgtttcatgtaaaaAGGCCCTTCGTGATTCTCATTGAAGGTTTTTCTGGGACTCCTAGAAGCGCCACATCCCCTTCACTGTTTACCAGGCAGCTCTCCGTACCTTGTGCAGTGGCTGTGTCTGAATTAAAGCTCATTGCCATTCACACCAAATCaaatgaatgagactgagctgcaatacaggTACCAGGTACAGTCACCACCAAATgtacctggtaaacaatgaaggggacatGACGCTTGCTAGAGAGCTGTGGACCCTTCATTCAGCTGACCCCCATCGATctgctaaggataggccatcactatCACAGTCCCAGTGAAGTGGTATATGTAAAGTACTGTATTGCCATTTAAGTggtacactcagctctgcttcatCCATATAAGATcatgcataaacaaggtttaccatCATGACTACTCCCTGCAGATCTGAGGCAATGCCGAGCGACACACAGGAGACGCTCGGCTATGTGATCTCATTCGACTTGTGCGTCTGGGACTCCTTTCTGTAGGTCTGTGTTCATCCAAGGGTAAAGCTGCTCTCAGACATTAAATGCCGATCCCCATTTCTAGTGAAATACTCTAATGTTCCTATGTGCATATGGGGCCATTGGACCTTCTTGGATGAAAATCTCTTGCAAAGTATATGTTGGTGGAGTTAGACACCCAGCACCTCTGGAGACAGGAGTCTTACAAAACTTGGGTTAATAAGGCCACAGATGACTCCTTTTAGAAGTGCTTTCTTATGGaaaggttttttggggggggggctttgtTCACACTGGCACCATAAGTTTCATGTTTTGGAACAGATCTCGTTGATATAGTCGGCCAATAAAGCTTCCAATTTAAAAGaggttttccatgcaaatactattgatgacctatcctcaaggcaggccaccaatagttgatcggctggagttTGCCGCTTGGGACCCCGGCTAATTGGTTGCCTACTGTCAGCACAGCAATACACAGGGAAACAGGATGGAAGCAGTTGAAAGCGGCATCTACAATTACAAGTGCGGCCACTATACAAGGGTGGAATATAATTGTTTCTGCTCCAACCCCTCTGTATTTTGGCACACAACGGgagcccaatcagctgatccgacAGGCctcatgcattggattccagctaatcaactattgatgaccaatcaatcctgagcataggtcatcaatagtatttgcgtggaggggaaaaaaaagtcttatttgtatagcgctaacttattccgcagggctttcaggtaattttattaaCTACCCCCCTCATTtaaccgacctcagaaggatggaaggctgagttgacctcgAGCCATTagttgaaccatgcagggattgaactcgcaaccttcaggtcgtgagcgagagcttaggtctgcatttctgctgccttaacactatgCGCAACACAAAGCTCTGGAACACCCTAATATCTACCATATATTTTACGTGCCGGAGGCAGTGGAAACCTCGCAGAATGGAGCCATGACGCCCGGATAAGTCAAGCCTAGGTGGGATGGATGTATGGACATGAACACTCACTCTCTGATCTTCTTCTCTGACCCATCTCTCCCGGGATCATACACTCCCTTGGGCAGGTGCTGAATAAGACCTATTCGTTGCGCTATTCTGATCTGTTCCTCCTCTGTCAGCTGAGTAGCTAGACGTGTCTGGCTTGGTGTTGGGTGATACACGGGCACCGGAGCCTGCTCCTAGAAGACAGAAGGGGAAATGccaacattaaaaaataaataaagataaaataaaaaacacaaagcaAACCAATACAGGAGATTTTAAGTAGAAGCACCAAAACCATCAGTGCAGATGATTGTTCCTTCTGGTATTTCACGGCTAGTAAAGCAAAGCCTGAGTCAGACTAAAAGTGATGTCGGCTGTAAACTGCTTGTTCTGCACTAACAAAACTAATTATCTGAAATTAAGAAGTCCAGCATAATTCCACAGAATAACGTTTGCTTGGAAACTTCTGCTAGAAAACCTTTGTgaatatcaaactactaacgaccacttgtcctaatgtttgtatgtgagtgcttctcatgctccgccccctggtgacatcatcgaaggtcctacaacatatgtaAAACAGAGTCCGGCCGACAGAAGAacaccacagttagggctcttggaaggggaggacaaaaataaactgagaatacaactaagccgttattatctcagaagccacaactcagcagtcctgacagaagacaacaatgtcctaataattactagtcaaactaCTATGACCTGTCCATCCATGCAcgagtttgtgagtgacttagaTGCTCGCCCCTGATCACAATTGTGACATCAAAGGTCATTCATCcccagtgagttacatgctccacccccgaTCACGACTGACataggtcctgtacgcacacggctgctgtgcAGCTAGGCGTtaattagtattccatagcagctGAGGCAGCAGGCGGTTTGTAGTCTGGAAACTGcgcaaggatgcaggacctttgatgacatcactatcATAAGAGGCAGAGCATGTAGCTCCCTCAGTGgcaatgaaggacctttgatgacgtcaccatgttgtgatcagggggcggagcatgcaaGTCATTTACTCGGTATgagcatcaccgtcatgtgatcaggggcggaccacgacggtgacgtcatcacaggtccttcatctccagtgctgtgctgcttctcatccctgttgtatgggatgaacaatgtaagcagcagtgctgtgtgtccacgacatgcatgtagcagagctgtgtggcgcattgcgccattagaaacactggtactataatttcctaataattactagtcatccCAGATGAGTTACGTTGACAACATACTCTCAAATAGAAGTAGTTGACAAAAATGAATCACTTTCAAGATCAGTCGAACAGACGATGAGGTTTATTTTCCAAAGAATCAGTCTTGGAGTCGGTCCATTATGTAGGATGTATACAGCATGTGCAGCATATGCCTGTAGGGGGGAATACTTGTGTTCTATGATGTTCAATGGTACATGGAGCGATATGGAGACAATGTACATATTTATGAGTGCTGTATTAGAGCAAATCAATCAGCAAGGTGAGCAGTCTTGGTATCTCAATGTAACCCTCTGGTCCCAGGACTGAAGTCTGTCATCATACTAGAGGTGG
Above is a window of Eleutherodactylus coqui strain aEleCoq1 chromosome 3, aEleCoq1.hap1, whole genome shotgun sequence DNA encoding:
- the RNF11 gene encoding RING finger protein 11, which translates into the protein MGNCLKSPTSDDISLLHESQSDRASYGDGTEGDQEPPPPYQEQAPVPVYHPTPSQTRLATQLTEEEQIRIAQRIGLIQHLPKGVYDPGRDGSEKKIRECVICMMDFVYGDPIRFLPCMHIYHMDCIDDWLMRSFTCPSCMEPVDAALLSSYETN